A portion of the Vibrio coralliirubri genome contains these proteins:
- the rpsE gene encoding 30S ribosomal protein S5: MAKEQQQANDLQEKLIAVNRVSKTVKGGRIMSFTALTVVGDGNGRVGFGYGKAREVPAAIQKAMEKARRNMVTVALNEGTLHHPVKGRHSGSKVYMQPAAEGTGVIAGGAMRAVLEVAGVHNVLSKAYGSTNPINVVRATIGALVDVKSPEMVAAKRGLTVESISE; encoded by the coding sequence ATGGCTAAAGAACAACAACAAGCTAATGATTTGCAAGAAAAGCTGATCGCAGTTAACCGTGTATCTAAGACGGTTAAAGGTGGTCGAATCATGAGCTTCACTGCACTAACAGTAGTTGGTGACGGTAATGGTCGTGTAGGTTTCGGTTACGGCAAAGCTCGTGAAGTACCTGCTGCGATTCAAAAAGCAATGGAAAAAGCGCGTCGTAACATGGTTACTGTTGCGCTTAACGAAGGCACTCTTCACCACCCGGTGAAAGGTCGTCATTCGGGCTCTAAAGTTTACATGCAGCCAGCTGCTGAAGGTACAGGTGTTATTGCCGGTGGTGCAATGCGTGCCGTACTTGAAGTTGCAGGCGTACATAACGTACTTTCTAAAGCATACGGTTCAACGAACCCTATCAACGTTGTTCGCGCAACGATTGGTGCTCTAGTAGACGTTAAGTCACCAGAAATGGTTGCTGCTAAACGTGGTCTAACTGTTGAATCTATTTCGGAGTAA
- the rpmD gene encoding 50S ribosomal protein L30: protein MATIKVTQTKSSIGRLPKHKACLKGLGLRRINHTVELEDTPCVRGMINKVYYMVKIEE, encoded by the coding sequence ATGGCAACTATTAAAGTAACTCAAACTAAAAGCTCAATTGGTCGCCTACCTAAGCACAAAGCGTGTCTTAAAGGTCTAGGTCTTCGTCGCATCAACCATACAGTAGAACTTGAAGATACACCGTGCGTACGCGGTATGATCAACAAGGTTTACTACATGGTTAAGATTGAGGAGTAA
- the rplO gene encoding 50S ribosomal protein L15, with product MRLNTLSPAAGSKPSKKRVGRGIGSGLGKTGGRGHKGQKSRSGGSVRPGFEGGQMPLKQRLPKFGFTSRKSLVSAEVRLAELAKVTGDVVDLNSLKAANVITKNIEFVKIVLSGDLSKAVTVKGLRVTKGAKAAIEAAGGKIEE from the coding sequence ATGCGTTTGAATACTCTATCACCGGCTGCTGGCTCTAAACCTTCTAAGAAGCGTGTAGGTCGTGGTATCGGTTCTGGCCTTGGTAAAACAGGTGGCCGCGGTCACAAAGGTCAAAAGTCACGTTCTGGCGGCTCTGTTCGTCCAGGTTTTGAAGGCGGTCAAATGCCTCTAAAACAACGTCTACCTAAATTCGGTTTCACTTCTCGTAAGAGCCTAGTGTCTGCTGAAGTTCGTCTAGCTGAGCTAGCGAAAGTAACAGGTGACGTAGTTGATCTTAACAGCCTTAAAGCTGCTAACGTTATCACTAAGAACATCGAGTTTGTTAAGATCGTTCTTTCTGGTGACCTAAGCAAAGCTGTGACTGTTAAAGGTCTACGCGTGACTAAAGGCGCTAAAGCTGCAATCGAAGCTGCAGGCGGTAAAATCGAGGAATAA
- the secY gene encoding preprotein translocase subunit SecY — protein sequence MAKKPGQDFRSAQSGLSELKSRLLFVIGALLVFRAGSFVPIPGIDAAVLADLFDQQKGTIVEMFNMFSGGALERASILALGIMPYISASIVVQLLTVVHPALAELKKEGEAGRRKISQYTRYGTLVLATFQAIGIATGLPNMVDNLVVINQTMFTLIATVSLVTGTMFLMWLGEQITERGIGNGISILIFAGIVAGLPSAIGQTIEQARQGELHVLLLLLIAVLSFAVIYFVVFMERGQRRIVVNYAKRQQGRKVFAAQSSHLPLKINMAGVIPAIFASSIILFPGTLAQWFGQNGESSAFGWLTDVSLALSPGQPLYVMLYAAAIIFFCFFYTALVFNPRETADNLKKSGAFVPGIRPGEQTAKYIDKVMTRLTLAGALYITFICLIPEFMMVAWNVRFYFGGTSLLIVVVVIMDFMAQVQTHLMSQQYDSVLKKANLKGYGR from the coding sequence ATGGCTAAGAAACCAGGACAAGATTTTCGTAGTGCTCAGAGCGGCTTAAGTGAACTAAAGTCGCGCTTATTATTCGTAATTGGTGCACTTTTAGTATTCCGAGCCGGCTCTTTTGTGCCGATCCCTGGTATTGACGCAGCTGTACTTGCCGATTTGTTCGATCAGCAAAAAGGTACCATCGTAGAAATGTTTAACATGTTCTCCGGTGGTGCTCTTGAGCGTGCATCTATATTAGCATTGGGTATCATGCCGTACATTTCGGCATCGATCGTAGTCCAATTGCTAACTGTAGTTCATCCAGCGTTAGCGGAACTCAAGAAAGAGGGTGAAGCAGGCCGTCGTAAGATAAGCCAATATACACGCTACGGCACGCTTGTACTTGCAACATTCCAAGCTATTGGTATCGCAACAGGCTTACCAAACATGGTCGACAATCTGGTTGTTATCAACCAAACCATGTTTACGCTTATTGCTACCGTGAGTTTAGTAACTGGTACCATGTTCTTAATGTGGTTAGGTGAACAAATCACTGAGCGAGGAATCGGTAATGGTATTTCCATTCTGATTTTTGCAGGTATTGTTGCTGGATTGCCTTCTGCAATCGGTCAAACAATCGAGCAAGCGCGTCAAGGTGAATTGCATGTGCTTCTTCTGCTGTTGATTGCTGTATTGTCTTTTGCTGTTATTTACTTCGTAGTTTTCATGGAACGTGGTCAACGTCGTATCGTCGTTAACTATGCGAAACGTCAACAAGGTCGTAAAGTTTTTGCAGCACAAAGCTCTCACTTGCCTCTTAAGATTAATATGGCAGGTGTTATTCCAGCGATTTTCGCATCAAGTATTATTTTGTTCCCAGGAACATTAGCGCAGTGGTTTGGTCAAAATGGTGAAAGCAGCGCGTTCGGTTGGTTAACTGACGTGTCATTAGCTCTTAGCCCAGGTCAACCTTTGTATGTAATGCTTTATGCAGCAGCTATAATCTTCTTCTGTTTCTTCTATACAGCGTTGGTGTTTAACCCACGTGAAACAGCTGATAACTTGAAGAAGTCTGGTGCATTCGTACCCGGTATCCGCCCAGGTGAGCAGACAGCGAAATATATCGATAAAGTGATGACTAGACTAACCCTTGCGGGCGCTCTATACATTACTTTTATATGTCTGATTCCTGAGTTCATGATGGTCGCGTGGAACGTTCGTTTCTACTTTGGCGGCACATCACTACTAATCGTAGTGGTAGTTATCATGGATTTCATGGCACAGGTACAGACTCATCTGATGTCACAACAGTATGATTCTGTGTTAAAGAAAGCGAATCTGAAGGGTTACGGCCGTTAA
- the rpmJ gene encoding 50S ribosomal protein L36, translating to MKVRASVKKICRNCKVIKRNGVVRVICSEPKHKQRQG from the coding sequence ATGAAAGTTCGTGCTTCCGTTAAAAAAATCTGCCGTAACTGTAAAGTTATCAAGCGTAACGGTGTCGTTCGCGTGATTTGCAGTGAGCCAAAGCATAAGCAACGCCAAGGCTAA
- the rpsM gene encoding 30S ribosomal protein S13, whose protein sequence is MARIAGINIPDHKHSVIALTAIYGIGKTRSQAILAEVGIAEDAKISELTEEQIDQLRDGVAKYTVEGDLRREVSMNIKRLMDLGCYRGLRHRRSLPLRGQRTKTNARTRKGPRKPIKK, encoded by the coding sequence ATGGCCCGTATAGCCGGCATTAACATTCCTGATCATAAGCATTCTGTAATTGCACTTACTGCAATCTACGGTATCGGTAAAACTCGCTCTCAAGCTATTCTAGCTGAAGTGGGTATTGCTGAAGATGCTAAGATCAGTGAACTAACTGAAGAGCAGATCGATCAACTGCGTGATGGTGTAGCTAAGTACACTGTAGAAGGTGATCTACGTCGTGAAGTATCGATGAACATCAAGCGTCTTATGGACCTTGGCTGTTACCGCGGTCTTCGTCATCGTCGCAGTCTACCACTACGTGGACAGCGTACTAAAACCAACGCTCGCACCCGTAAGGGTCCGCGCAAGCCGATCAAGAAATAG
- the rpsK gene encoding 30S ribosomal protein S11 → MAKQPTRARKRVRKQVADGVAHIHASFNNTIVTITDRQGNALAWATAGGSGFRGSRKSTPFAAQVAAERCGEMAKEYGLKNLEVMVKGPGPGRESTVRALNAAGFRITNIVDATPIPHNGCRPPKKRRV, encoded by the coding sequence ATGGCAAAACAACCAACTCGCGCGCGTAAGCGCGTACGCAAGCAAGTAGCTGATGGCGTAGCGCACATTCATGCTTCTTTCAACAACACAATCGTAACTATCACTGACCGTCAAGGCAACGCTCTTGCATGGGCTACAGCAGGTGGTTCAGGTTTCCGTGGTTCTCGTAAATCTACTCCGTTCGCAGCACAAGTTGCAGCTGAGCGTTGTGGTGAAATGGCTAAAGAATATGGCCTAAAGAACTTGGAAGTTATGGTTAAGGGTCCAGGTCCAGGTCGCGAATCTACTGTTCGTGCACTGAACGCTGCTGGTTTCCGTATCACTAACATTGTTGATGCGACACCAATCCCTCATAACGGTTGTCGTCCACCTAAGAAACGTCGCGTTTAA
- the rpsD gene encoding 30S ribosomal protein S4, which translates to MARYLGPKLKLSRREGTDLFLKSGVRAIDTKCKIDNAPGVHGARRGRLSEYGVQLREKQKVRRIYGVLEKQFRNYYKEAARLKGNTGANLLQLLEGRLDNVVYRMGFGATRAESRQLVSHKSILVNGKVVNVPSFKVAANDVVSIREKAKQQSRIKAALEVAEQREKPTWIEVDAGKMEGTFKRMPERSDLSADINEHLIVELYSK; encoded by the coding sequence ATGGCAAGATATTTGGGTCCTAAGCTGAAGCTTAGCCGTCGCGAAGGTACTGACTTATTCCTTAAGTCTGGTGTCCGTGCGATCGATACCAAGTGTAAAATTGATAACGCACCAGGTGTACACGGCGCTCGTCGCGGTCGTCTATCTGAGTATGGCGTTCAGCTTCGTGAGAAGCAAAAAGTTCGTCGTATCTACGGCGTTCTAGAAAAACAATTCCGCAACTACTACAAAGAAGCTGCACGTCTTAAAGGCAACACAGGTGCAAACCTGCTTCAGCTTCTTGAAGGTCGTCTTGATAACGTAGTTTACCGTATGGGCTTTGGCGCTACTCGTGCTGAATCTCGTCAACTAGTTAGCCACAAGTCTATTCTAGTTAACGGTAAAGTTGTAAACGTTCCTTCTTTCAAAGTAGCGGCAAACGACGTTGTTTCTATCCGCGAGAAAGCTAAACAGCAATCTCGTATTAAAGCGGCTCTAGAAGTTGCTGAACAACGTGAAAAGCCAACTTGGATTGAAGTAGATGCTGGCAAAATGGAAGGTACATTCAAGCGTATGCCTGAGCGTTCTGACCTATCAGCTGACATCAATGAACACTTGATCGTCGAACTTTACTCTAAGTAA
- a CDS encoding DNA-directed RNA polymerase subunit alpha produces the protein MQGSVTEFLKPRLVDIEQINTTHAKVTLEPLERGFGHTLGNALRRILLSSMPGCAVTEVEIEGVLHEYSTKEGVQEDILEILLNLKGLAVRVAEGKDEVFITLNKSGSGPVVAGDITHDGDVEIANPEHVICHLTDDNAEIAMRIKVERGRGYVPASARIHTEEDERPIGRLLVDATYSPVDKIAYAVEAARVEQRTDLDKLVIDMETNGTLEPEEAIRRAATILAEQLDAFVDLRDVRVPEEKEEKPEFDPILLRPVDDLELTVRSANCLKAEAIHYIGDLVQRTEVELLKTPNLGKKSLTEIKDVLASRGLSLGMRLENWPPASIAED, from the coding sequence ATGCAGGGTTCTGTAACAGAATTTCTTAAGCCGCGTCTTGTTGACATTGAACAGATCAATACGACACACGCGAAAGTAACTCTTGAGCCATTAGAGCGCGGTTTCGGCCACACTCTAGGTAATGCTCTTCGCCGCATTCTTCTATCTTCTATGCCGGGTTGTGCCGTAACAGAAGTTGAAATTGAAGGTGTGCTACACGAATACAGCACTAAAGAAGGCGTTCAGGAAGATATCCTGGAAATCCTTCTAAACCTTAAAGGTTTGGCTGTACGCGTTGCTGAAGGCAAAGATGAAGTGTTTATTACACTGAACAAATCAGGCTCAGGCCCTGTTGTTGCAGGTGACATCACCCACGATGGTGATGTAGAGATCGCTAACCCTGAGCACGTAATTTGTCACCTAACGGATGACAACGCTGAGATCGCTATGCGTATCAAAGTAGAACGTGGTCGTGGTTACGTTCCAGCTTCAGCTCGTATCCATACTGAAGAAGATGAGCGTCCTATCGGTCGTCTACTAGTTGACGCTACTTACAGCCCGGTTGATAAAATCGCTTACGCTGTAGAAGCGGCACGTGTAGAACAACGTACTGATTTAGACAAGCTTGTTATCGATATGGAAACGAACGGTACTCTAGAACCTGAGGAAGCAATCCGTCGTGCAGCTACAATTTTAGCTGAACAACTGGATGCGTTCGTAGATCTTCGTGATGTACGTGTACCTGAGGAGAAGGAAGAGAAGCCAGAATTCGATCCTATCCTACTACGTCCTGTAGACGATCTTGAACTAACAGTTCGCTCTGCTAACTGTTTGAAAGCAGAAGCGATTCACTACATCGGTGATCTTGTACAGCGCACTGAGGTTGAGCTACTTAAAACGCCAAACCTTGGTAAGAAATCTCTTACAGAGATTAAAGATGTGCTTGCTTCACGTGGTCTTTCTCTAGGCATGCGTCTAGAAAACTGGCCACCAGCGTCAATCGCTGAAGATTAA
- the rplQ gene encoding 50S ribosomal protein L17, giving the protein MRHRKSGRQLNRNSSHRKAMFSNMASSLVRHEVIKTTVPKAKELRRVIEPLITLAKTDSVANRRLAFARTRDNEVVAKLFNELGPRFAARQGGYTRILKCGFRTGDKAPMAYIELVDRPAAEEAAE; this is encoded by the coding sequence ATGCGCCATCGTAAAAGTGGTCGTCAACTCAACCGCAACAGCAGTCATCGCAAAGCGATGTTCAGCAACATGGCTAGCTCTCTTGTTCGTCACGAAGTTATTAAAACTACCGTGCCTAAAGCAAAAGAACTACGTCGCGTAATTGAGCCATTGATTACCCTAGCTAAGACAGACAGTGTTGCTAACCGTCGTCTTGCATTTGCTCGCACTCGTGATAACGAAGTTGTGGCAAAACTATTTAATGAACTAGGCCCGCGTTTCGCGGCTCGCCAAGGTGGTTACACTCGCATTCTTAAATGTGGTTTCCGTACTGGTGATAAAGCTCCAATGGCTTACATTGAGCTTGTAGACCGCCCAGCTGCTGAAGAAGCTGCTGAGTAA
- a CDS encoding DUF2780 domain-containing protein, translating to MKKVLITVLSSLAVVSCASTSDSEQTSSSSDTNYSQLSQTALMAAVNMWSQQNETTPLVDTVADQASVTSDQAVGGIGSMLALAQNSLGTADNKELATLIPGMSSLESTGLSSLLSSQGAVESAFSGLGMDPSMVTTFSPIILQALQSQGATSGLMDSLSAIWQ from the coding sequence ATGAAGAAAGTACTCATCACAGTTTTAAGCAGCCTTGCTGTTGTCTCTTGCGCTAGCACGAGCGACTCTGAACAAACCAGTTCATCATCAGATACCAACTATTCCCAACTATCACAAACTGCACTAATGGCAGCAGTGAATATGTGGTCTCAGCAGAACGAAACAACGCCACTAGTGGATACGGTAGCTGACCAAGCTTCTGTTACCAGCGACCAAGCAGTTGGCGGTATTGGTTCAATGTTGGCCCTTGCACAAAACTCACTTGGCACAGCCGACAACAAAGAACTCGCGACACTAATTCCGGGTATGTCGAGCCTTGAGTCTACGGGTCTATCATCGCTACTAAGCTCACAAGGTGCCGTTGAAAGTGCATTTTCTGGATTAGGTATGGATCCATCAATGGTTACAACATTTTCGCCAATTATTCTTCAAGCACTGCAGTCACAAGGTGCAACGAGCGGCCTGATGGATTCACTTTCAGCTATATGGCAATAA
- a CDS encoding FKBP-type peptidyl-prolyl cis-trans isomerase: MSEVKFETVEQKASYGIGLQMGQQLAGSGLEGLNVDAIAAGIATALVGDMPAIEVDEINNALQELHTRGEAARQELAKAAAADGEAFLADNALRSEVTVLESGLQYEVLTEGTGEIPTADKQVRVHYHGELTDGTVFDSSVSRGQPAEFPVTGVIQGWVQALQMMPVGSKWKLYIPQDLAYGERGAGAAIPPFAALVFEVELLAIL, from the coding sequence ATGTCTGAAGTAAAATTTGAAACTGTAGAGCAAAAAGCTAGCTACGGTATCGGTCTACAAATGGGCCAACAACTTGCAGGTTCTGGTCTTGAAGGCCTAAACGTTGACGCAATCGCTGCTGGTATCGCAACAGCTCTAGTTGGCGACATGCCAGCTATCGAAGTTGACGAAATCAACAACGCACTACAAGAGCTACACACTCGTGGTGAAGCTGCACGTCAAGAACTAGCTAAAGCTGCTGCTGCTGACGGCGAAGCTTTCCTAGCTGACAACGCTCTTCGTTCAGAAGTAACGGTTCTTGAGTCTGGTCTTCAGTACGAAGTACTAACTGAAGGTACTGGCGAAATCCCAACTGCAGACAAGCAAGTACGTGTTCACTACCACGGCGAACTAACTGACGGTACTGTTTTCGACAGCTCTGTATCTCGCGGTCAACCTGCTGAATTCCCAGTAACTGGCGTAATTCAAGGTTGGGTACAAGCTCTACAAATGATGCCTGTTGGCTCTAAGTGGAAGCTATACATCCCTCAAGATCTAGCATACGGTGAGCGTGGTGCAGGTGCTGCAATCCCACCATTTGCTGCTCTAGTATTTGAAGTAGAACTTCTAGCAATTCTTTAA
- a CDS encoding LysM-like peptidoglycan-binding domain-containing protein: MNRRQKKKQKVDHLAEFKDRLNQVKEKLSSIDVKKMKTSTAKTWGSLPKLHQRLLMVISPIVLILLFVPLPEPKVDTAPTTSRVELEINTVGLSEQQNAKSSSSEPSNKNWQEYLVKQGDTLAQVFRNNDLPLSDLNALVRIEGADKPLSQIRKGQLVRFKLAETGQLDILQLEKGDTSVMFFRLSDGGFGRSK; this comes from the coding sequence ATGAATCGTCGTCAAAAGAAAAAACAGAAAGTTGACCACTTAGCAGAATTCAAGGATCGACTGAATCAGGTCAAAGAGAAATTGAGTTCGATCGATGTGAAGAAAATGAAAACCTCAACAGCGAAAACTTGGGGCTCATTGCCGAAGTTACACCAAAGACTGTTGATGGTGATTTCTCCGATCGTACTGATATTACTTTTTGTGCCGCTACCAGAACCTAAAGTAGACACAGCTCCAACAACATCGCGTGTTGAGCTTGAAATAAACACCGTCGGCTTAAGCGAACAGCAAAATGCCAAGAGCAGTTCATCAGAACCGAGTAACAAAAATTGGCAGGAGTACCTTGTTAAGCAAGGGGATACGTTAGCGCAGGTTTTTCGAAACAACGATTTGCCATTGTCTGACTTGAATGCGTTAGTGCGTATTGAAGGTGCAGATAAGCCACTCAGTCAGATTCGTAAAGGCCAGCTGGTTCGTTTCAAACTTGCTGAAACTGGGCAGTTGGACATTCTTCAGCTAGAGAAAGGCGACACTTCGGTGATGTTCTTCCGCTTATCCGATGGTGGCTTTGGTCGCAGTAAGTAG
- a CDS encoding DMT family transporter, translating to MTNITAGILLLVAGNLFASLSDVAVKLLNGEVPPLQYIFFRQLISLLIITPLWLQQKKEQRRLQQAKVTFIRGQLILIGSGCMVVAITHLSLATANAVFYVAPLLMLPLSMLLLKEKPALGKVIATTIGFIGALIVLRPSQFHWAALFALGTALTLALFNVLVRRLPSEQTVFTTLWWTTLFSIPASLVLCFLYWQLVSLGHLGYIALSATLILSYNGLAVAAYQKAHSSQIALAEYSGLVFVALIGAIWFDEIPDTLTFIGIMLIILPLAPFKRPKKRANA from the coding sequence ATGACGAATATCACTGCCGGTATTCTATTGCTGGTTGCGGGCAACTTGTTTGCCTCGCTTTCCGACGTAGCGGTAAAGCTGTTAAATGGCGAAGTACCGCCCTTGCAGTATATTTTTTTCCGACAGTTGATATCTCTGCTCATCATCACCCCTTTGTGGCTTCAGCAGAAAAAAGAACAACGACGCTTACAGCAGGCTAAGGTAACCTTCATTCGAGGTCAGTTAATTCTGATTGGCAGTGGATGTATGGTGGTCGCGATCACTCACTTGTCTTTAGCAACCGCCAACGCAGTATTTTATGTCGCGCCTTTACTGATGTTGCCGCTCTCAATGTTGCTATTGAAAGAGAAACCGGCACTCGGCAAGGTTATCGCCACAACCATAGGTTTTATTGGCGCATTGATTGTCTTGAGACCATCGCAATTTCATTGGGCAGCATTGTTTGCTTTGGGGACAGCACTCACTCTCGCGCTATTTAATGTACTCGTAAGAAGGCTTCCTAGTGAACAAACCGTCTTCACAACGCTGTGGTGGACAACCTTATTCTCCATTCCAGCATCATTGGTATTGTGCTTCTTATACTGGCAGCTGGTGTCTTTGGGTCACTTGGGATACATAGCCCTGAGTGCAACACTCATATTGAGCTACAACGGCCTTGCGGTTGCTGCCTACCAAAAGGCACACTCTAGCCAAATTGCCTTGGCTGAGTATTCAGGATTGGTGTTTGTCGCGCTAATAGGTGCAATATGGTTCGATGAGATTCCGGATACATTAACCTTTATCGGAATCATGCTTATCATCTTGCCACTCGCCCCTTTCAAGCGACCAAAAAAAAGAGCTAATGCTTAG
- a CDS encoding GNAT family N-acetyltransferase: MITWHSIPFSELSTQQLYQLLKLRVDVFVVEQTCPYPELDGKDTLAGVEHLLGYSDEELVACARLLPPGTSYDNTSIGRVATKQSARGDGLGHQLIKEALTRCEALWPNTAIDIGAQQHLESFYASHGFKTISDMYLEDDIPHIDMRLEK, from the coding sequence ATGATCACTTGGCACTCAATTCCGTTTTCTGAACTCTCAACACAACAGCTTTATCAACTACTTAAATTAAGAGTCGATGTATTTGTGGTGGAGCAAACTTGTCCTTATCCAGAGCTCGACGGTAAAGATACACTCGCAGGTGTTGAGCATCTGCTTGGCTATTCTGATGAAGAGTTGGTAGCGTGTGCACGTTTATTACCACCAGGTACCTCTTACGACAATACCAGCATCGGCCGAGTCGCAACCAAGCAATCAGCAAGAGGTGATGGCTTGGGGCATCAATTAATCAAAGAAGCATTAACACGCTGTGAGGCTCTTTGGCCAAATACGGCCATTGATATTGGCGCGCAGCAACACCTAGAAAGCTTCTATGCGAGCCATGGCTTCAAAACCATCTCGGATATGTACCTCGAAGATGACATTCCTCATATAGACATGAGATTAGAAAAATAA
- a CDS encoding Crp/Fnr family transcriptional regulator gives MHTSFIEQLQSFDFSESQIESLLAVAKPLELPTRHILINQGEMASSIYFVLEGLCHACYLTNDGKQYSKEFYWEQDWIIGFESLIKNQASPYLLETLTPITMLELPMNAVIEWRASNNPLYLKLLETQLMHKENKERFMLLYTPEQRYQLFCEHYPDLEQRLNDNQIAAYLGITAISLSRIKGRINNS, from the coding sequence ATGCACACCTCTTTTATCGAACAACTGCAAAGCTTCGACTTCTCTGAAAGCCAGATTGAATCTCTACTCGCTGTTGCCAAGCCACTTGAGCTGCCAACCAGACACATCTTGATCAATCAAGGTGAGATGGCGAGTTCAATCTACTTTGTGCTTGAGGGCTTGTGCCACGCCTGCTACCTCACCAATGACGGTAAGCAATACAGCAAAGAGTTCTATTGGGAACAAGATTGGATCATCGGCTTTGAGAGTCTGATAAAGAACCAAGCCTCTCCTTACCTATTAGAAACGCTGACACCCATCACCATGTTAGAGCTGCCAATGAATGCGGTTATCGAGTGGCGAGCATCAAATAATCCTTTGTATTTAAAGCTGTTAGAAACACAGCTGATGCATAAGGAAAATAAAGAACGCTTCATGCTGCTCTATACACCAGAGCAACGCTATCAGCTGTTCTGCGAGCACTATCCCGACCTTGAGCAGCGCTTGAACGACAATCAAATTGCAGCCTACCTAGGAATAACTGCAATCAGCCTGAGCAGAATTAAAGGTCGAATTAACAATAGTTAA